The Saccharomyces paradoxus chromosome VIII, complete sequence genome has a window encoding:
- the NEL1 gene encoding GTPase-activating protein NEL1 (Activator of Sar1p GTPase activity~similar to YHR035W), giving the protein MRSPINFLYEPFSSGSSAMQNYDLDLKCTKCGAFYSMDCSLREQKVWSCLFCSQSNPGVRLPLVLPNPYTLTSVKEEALERRTIMIIDAICDPHELDHLVSILCNSYIANEQEPLSIITIQQSGHVVLHSAVNHKHDAVFSINEFMTKYKLDKLNASYFEKKITENNQESYWFGKSTHGSLRKLLKEICKSASKANINSGRDKRCTGLALFISSVLASRYSLSGYSHIVSFLNGPCTKGSGKVMTRERGESMRQNHHFESKSPQFQLSKISTKFYMKMFEKFGKQNLIYEFFIASLDQIGVLEMGPLITSSMAVSQFDSFNDERFKKSFRKYLSLRDHDAIYNCQSKLITAKNAIVVNEFPKYSLNPKNLSLPVEIPVDRNSTEVLIQFQTTFENKSEKCIKIETFLLPKTSDSFWIQNEIVFSMKKIASQIINGFTYSSRQAKGLMKQLFLLPSQFRGMDLDVVKLIEWCYYIYRSPILSIRNTSPDERYLFLHQIINANKDTCLSLCKPFIWSYSGSKHDWTVSNILLTRAQVLQDNKTTFCVDGGSYLALRKGELFQKEGRELCCKILNNLQRFPQPLYVETKTGGSQDRFLKSKIIPLDTTDKETLGTEDMTFGEFFNLFTVSNRSK; this is encoded by the coding sequence ATGCGTTCTCCAATTAATTTCTTATATGAGCCTTTCTCCAGCGGCAGCAGTGCGATGCAGAACTATGACCTTGATCTAAAGTGCACTAAATGTGGTGCCTTTTATTCAATGGATTGTTCACTGCGAGAGCAGAAGGTCTGGTCTTGTCTATTCTGCAGCCAATCAAACCCAGGAGTTAGATTACCGCTGGTGCTGCCGAACCCCTACACATTGACTTCTGTGAAGGAAGAAGCACTTGAAAGAAGAACCATTATGATTATAGACGCTATTTGCGATCCTCATGAGCTGGATCATTTAGTTTCCATTCTATGTAATAGTTACATTGCAAATGAACAAGAGCCATTATCGATAATTACTATCCAGCAATCAGGTCATGTGGTTTTACACAGTGCTGTGAATCACAAACATGATGCTgtgttttcaataaatgAATTTATGACCAAATATAAACTTGACAAATTAAATGCCAGTTactttgagaaaaaaatcacgGAGAATAATCAAGAGTCATACTGGTTTGGTAAGTCTACTCACGGTTCGTTAAGAAAGCTACTAAAAGAAATTTGCAAAAGTGCTAGCAAAGCGAATATCAATTCTGGACGGGACAAGCGTTGTACCGGATTAGCGTTGTTCATTTCCTCCGTATTGGCGTCTCGGTACAGTTTGTCAGGTTACAGCCACATAGTCTCGTTCTTGAATGGTCCATGTACTAAAGGTAGCGGCAAAGTCATGACAAGGGAACGTGGTGAAAGCATGAGACAAAACCATCATTTTGAATCTAAAAGTCCACAATTCCAACTATCCAAAATTTCGACAAAATTCTATATGAAAATGTTCGagaaatttggaaaacaaaatttgaTCTATGAGTTTTTTATTGCTTCATTGGATCAAATCGGTGTACTGGAAATGGGTCCATTAATAACCTCGTCAATGGCAGTTTCTCAGTTTGATTCATTTAATGATGAGaggttcaaaaaatcttttcgGAAGTATCTGAGCTTGCGTGACCACGACGCCATTTATAATTGTCAATCAAAGCTAATAACCGCAAAGAACGCTATTGTCGTAAATGAATTCCCCAAATATAGTTTAAATCCTAAAAATCTTTCTCTACCGGTAGAAATCCCAGTGGATCGCAATTCAACTGAAGTTCTTATACAGTTTCAGACTACgtttgaaaataaatcggaaaaatgtataaaaattgaaaccTTTTTACTGCCAAAGACTAGTGACTCATTTTGGatacaaaatgaaattgtgttctcaatgaaaaaaatagcctCACAAATAATCAATGGTTTCACCTACTCATCTAGGCAGGCCAAAGGACTGATGAAACAATTGTTCCTATTACCAAGCCAATTCCGGGGAATGGACTTAGATGTGGTTAAGCTTATAGAGTGGtgttattatatatataggtCACCAATATTATCGATCAGGAATACTTCGCCTGACGAGAGgtacctttttcttcatcaaataataaacgCTAATAAAGATACATGTCTTTCACTATGTAAACCTTTCATTTGGAGTTACAGTGGTTCGAAACACGACTGGACCGTATCGAATATTCTACTAACAAGAGCCCAGGTACTCCAAGATAATAAAACTACCTTTTGTGTAGATGGTGGCTCGTACTTAGCTTTAAGAAAGGgtgaactttttcaaaaggaaGGTCGCGAGCTCTGttgcaaaattttgaataatttgcAAAGGTTTCCGCAACCATTATATGTTGAAACTAAAACTGGAGGCAGTCAAGACCGTTTcttgaaaagcaaaatcATTCCATTGGACACCACTGACAAGGAAACTCTTGGCACAGAGGATATGACATTCggtgaatttttcaacttaTTCACCGTCTCAAATAGAAGCAAATAG
- the BRL1 gene encoding Brl1p (Essential nuclear envelope integral membrane protein~similar to YHR036W), which produces MESFENLSIRDSFTSGMEHVDEELVGLSDLSISKQGPTLSPQLINRFMPHFPSSPSPLRNTLDFSTAKADEEEDDRMEIDEVDDTSFEEEYNGEPIDAPTEATENAIVEEIEATPEDKQKQKNSETQDQNVEEVENIVSPHHSTVIKALLSPTDLGVAAATKVEGVVPLPQSSNQGNNEISKSNVQDEDVIENEEVEDEINSSTGNDKANKYTNAFDSEIIKRELRSRSKYQPIQVSFNTHNYFYSDEDGVKTYSLTKPNYNRIDEFYNQNEAFKLPKPWSPNSHPASRASYALMSYLQLFLNAITTVVIFSFILSFIIALQKDLKSTWEQRKHELQYESKICQEQYITNRCNQTPGLPALGEQCAIWKQCMNRNNDIFFRARSTLSAKLFGDIINSFIDPLNWKTLFVIFCGVVTWCFSSNFLLGFVRAKSYYGDGIKRYPLPSSPTSPTSPTSQSSMAASREDSRLLKQ; this is translated from the coding sequence ATggaaagttttgaaaatttgagTATAAGAGACAGTTTCACTAGCGGAATGGAACACGTTGATGAGGAACTAGTAGGCCTCTCCGACCTGAGTATATCCAAACAGGGGCCAACTTTGTCGCCACAACTTATCAACCGATTCATGCCCCATTTCCCCTCGAGCCCATCACCTCTGCGAAATACATTGGATTTTAGTACTGCTAAAGctgatgaggaagaagatgaccGAATGGAGATAGATGAAGTTGATGATACAAGTTTCGAAGAGGAATACAATGGCGAACCAATCGATGCTCCTACTGAAGCGACCGAGAATGCCATAGTGGAAGAAATCGAGGCCACCCCAGAAGACAagcaaaagcaaaaaaatagtgaAACCCAGGACCAAAATGTAGAAGAGGTCGAGAATATTGTTTCACCGCATCATTCAACTGTCATAAAGGCATTATTATCACCGACCGATTTAGGTGTAGCCGCAGCTACTAAAGTTGAAGGTGTTGTACCATTGCCACAATCATCCAATCAAGGCAACAATGAAATTTCCAAGAGCAACGtacaagatgaagatgtaATCGAAAACGAAGAAGTCGAAGATGAAATCAACTCATCGACTGGGAACGACAAAGCAAACAAGTACACAAATGCGTTCGATTCGGAGATCATCAAGAGGGAGTTAAGATCAAGATCAAAATATCAACCGATACAGGTTTCATTTAATACACACAATTACTTTTATTCGGATGAAGATGGTGTTAAGACTTATTCTCTTACTAAACCAAATTACAATAGAATAGATGAATTCTATAACCAAAATGAAGCTTTCAAGTTGCCTAAGCCATGGTCACCCAATTCACATCCGGCATCAAGAGCATCATACGCCCTAATGTCATATTTACAGTTATTTCTCAATGCGATCACTACAGTAGTGATTTTTAGTTTTATACTCTCATTTATCATAGCGCTTCAAAAGGACTTGAAATCCACATGggaacaaagaaaacatgAATTGCAGTACGAATCCAAGATTTGTCAAGAGCAGTACATCACAAACCGTTGTAACCAGACGCCCGGATTGCCAGCTCTGGGTGAACAGTGTGCTATATGGAAACAGTGTATGAACAGAAATAACGATATCTTTTTCCGTGCAAGATCTACGTTGAGCGCAAAGTTGTTCGGAGACATTATCAACTCATTCATAGATCCATTAAATTGGAAAACACTATTTGTTATCTTTTGTGGTGTTGTAACTTGGTGTTTCAGTTCAAATTTCTTGCTGGGGTTTGTAAGAGCCAAGAGCTACTATGGCGATGGCATAAAGAGATATCCCTTGCCATCTTCACCAACATCTCCGACATCTCCGACATCACAATCGTCTATGGCAGCTTCTAGAGAGGACTCACGCTTACTCAAGCAATAG